The proteins below are encoded in one region of Planifilum fimeticola:
- a CDS encoding DUF2249 domain-containing protein translates to MKEFAATIKVTEYPPHLKHRVIFETFDQLKPGEALLLINDHNPIPLRYQFESMYPDGFTWEYLEEGPEVFQVKIGKK, encoded by the coding sequence ATGAAGGAATTTGCAGCGACGATCAAGGTGACGGAATATCCGCCGCACCTGAAGCACAGGGTGATCTTTGAAACCTTTGATCAATTGAAGCCCGGAGAAGCCTTGCTTCTGATCAACGATCACAATCCGATCCCCCTGCGATACCAGTTTGAGTCGATGTATCCCGACGGATTCACCTGGGAGTACCTTGAAGAGGGACCCGAGGTATTCCAAGTGAAAATTGGGAAGAAATAA
- a CDS encoding DUF2249 domain-containing protein → MGERTVELDVRPYLRKKLEPFKLIMDTVKSLGPEDTFVLHATFKPTPLLGVMKAKGFAYKTEKLAKDHWVVTFVSKERKKELGEMGAAEERLPSLQKSKADPSRDGTADSPQTIELDNRGLEPPQPMMRTLNALEKCRKGDRVVIHNDRVPVFLLEELDSLGYPYEIEEQPDGSARVTIQKM, encoded by the coding sequence ATGGGAGAACGCACGGTGGAGTTGGATGTCCGACCTTACCTGCGTAAAAAACTGGAACCCTTCAAGCTGATCATGGACACGGTGAAATCCCTCGGTCCGGAAGACACCTTCGTTCTGCACGCCACCTTTAAGCCCACACCGCTGCTGGGCGTCATGAAGGCCAAGGGTTTTGCCTACAAAACGGAGAAGCTGGCAAAGGATCATTGGGTGGTGACCTTCGTATCCAAGGAACGAAAAAAGGAATTGGGGGAGATGGGGGCGGCCGAAGAGAGGCTTCCCTCTTTGCAGAAATCGAAGGCGGACCCATCCCGGGACGGGACTGCGGATTCACCCCAGACCATTGAACTGGACAACCGCGGGCTTGAACCCCCACAACCGATGATGCGCACCTTGAATGCCCTGGAAAAGTGCCGGAAGGGGGACCGGGTTGTGATTCACAACGACCGGGTTCCCGTGTTCCTGTTGGAGGAGCTGGACTCGCTGGGATATCCCTACGAGATCGAGGAACAACCGGACGGTTCGGCTCGGGTGACGATCCAAAAAATGTAA